From one Dermacentor andersoni chromosome 1, qqDerAnde1_hic_scaffold, whole genome shotgun sequence genomic stretch:
- the LOC140215371 gene encoding uncharacterized protein → MMPKDLAPRQSCNGSVCKMGPRSGRLRVSAQCLVGSCPSVCRPVNQLFSNLRSVRSILGHHRVDLDKSCTTSAVDACFNLAQLTLWNNFLRVIIIELREGRLALACLRGRVVPLVFGKQRRRSFILVNWSLMEHHSIEFVELCEPRMPPKQFLLRDGLELSEHLRHARLCYHLLDYPMRDLMDALRCTVTPLDALEIVGVSILHELLNRCDAMRTLVCHEN, encoded by the exons ATGATGCCAAAGGACCTGGCGCCACGGCAAAGCTGCAACGGAAGC GTCTGCAAGATGGGACCACGGAGCGGCCGCTTACGAGTGTCCGCTCAGTGCCTGGTCGGCAGCTGTCCCAGCGTGTGCCGGCCGGTCAACCAGCTCTTCTCCAACCTTCGCTCCGTGCGTAGCATCTTGGGCCATCACCGGGTGGACCTCGACAAGTCCTGCACGACCAGCGCAGTCGATGCGTGCTTCAACCTTGCGCAGCTCACCCTATGGAACAACTTCCTGCGGGTCATCATCATCGAGCTACGCGAAGGACGGCTGGCCCTGGCTTGCCTGCGCGGACGCGTGGTTCCTTTGGTCTTCGGCAAGCAGCGTAGGCGCTCGTTCATTCTGGTTAACTGGTCGCTGATGGAGCACCACTCCATCGAGTTCGTGGAGTTGTGCGAGCCACGCATGCCGCCAAAGCAGTTCCTGTTACGGGACGGCCTCGAGCTTAGCGAACACCTGAGGCACGCCAGGCTCTGTTACCACCTGCTGGACTACCCCATGAGGGACCTGATGGACGCGCTCCGCTGCACAGTGACCCCGCTCGACGCGCTGGAGATCGTGGGCGTGAGCATTCTGCACGAGCTGCTAAACAGATGCGATGCCATGCGCACGCTCGTCTGCCACGAGAACTAG